In Anabas testudineus chromosome 12, fAnaTes1.2, whole genome shotgun sequence, one genomic interval encodes:
- the tbx3a gene encoding T-box transcription factor TBX3a isoform X1, with translation MNFLMRDPVIQGSSMAYHPFIPHRGPEFAMSAMLGHQPPFFPALALPPSGSLSLPGALGKPIMDQLMGAAETGLHFSSLGHQAAAAHLRPLKTLEPEEEVEDDPKVHLEAKELWELFHKKGTEMVITKSGRRMFPPFKVRCTGLDKKAKYILLMDIVAADDCRYKFHNSRWMVAGKADPEMPKRMYIHPDSPATGEQWMSKVVNFHKLKLTNNISDKHGFVSSTNTILNSMHKYQPRFHIVRANDILKLPYSTFRTYVFPETDFIAVTAYQNDKITQLKIDHNPFAKGFRDTGNGRREKRKQLALQSMRSYEEQQKKENGASDDSSGEQASFKCFGQASSPAVSTVGPPHLKDFCDSDEDSDDESKDGHKDGPDSSKISTTTEDGKDHEASPAKGHPFGNSDSGSRIRDSGPRTEKSQADSRQSPITVISSTTRSGEDLKSPSLDQPKTDECRSINKDSFMPLTVQTDSAHIGHGHLHNFGFPTGLTGQQFFNHLGSAHPFLLHPSQFNMGGAFSNMAAGMGPLLAAVSTGGVSTMDTTSMASPSQGLTGAPGLPFHLQQHVLASQGIAMSPFGSLFPYPYTYMAAAAAASSAASSSVHRHPFLTAVRPRLRYSPYSLPMTVPDSTLLTTAMSSMTGSGTELKGDGIVPASPVAAVTLDSTSEVTSHSSTVSSGSVSMSPKTCTEKDAANELQSIQRLVSGLDSNQDRPRSGSP, from the exons ATGAACTTCCTGATGAGAGATCCAGTCATACAGGGATCAAGTATGGCATATCATCCGTTTATACCTCACCGGGGTCCGGAATTTGCCATGAGTGCAATGCTGGGTCACCAGCCCCCGTTCTTCCCGGCCCTGGCTCTCCCTCCAAGCGGCTCCCTATCTCTGCCGGGCGCCCTGGGAAAGCCGATCATGGACCAGCTGATGGGAGCCGCGGAGACCGGTCTCCACTTCTCCTCGCTGGGGCATCAGGCTGCGGCCGCCCACCTCAGGCCTCTCAAGACGCTGGAACCCGAGGAGGAGGTTGAGGACGATCCCAAAGTTCATCTGGAAGCCAAAGAGCTTTGGGAACTGTTCCACAAGAAGGGGACTGAGATGGTGATCACAAAATCCGGAAG GCGGATGTTCCCCCCGTTCAAAGTGAGGTGCACTGGTCTGGACAAGAAGGCCAAATATATTCTCTTGATGGATATAGTAGCAGCAGACGACTGCAGGTACAAATTTCATAACTCCCGCTGGATGGTGGCAGGCAAGGCCGACCCCGAAATGCCAAAGAGGATGTACATTCACCCGGACAGTCCGGCTACCGGTGAACAGTGGATGTCAAAAGTCGTCAATTTTCACAAACTCAAGCTGACAAACAACATCTCCGACAAGCATGGATTTGTAAGTTCAACTAAT accATTCTTAACTCGATGCACAAATATCAGCCTCGATTTCACATTGTGAGGGCCAACGATATTCTCAAACTCCCGTACAGTACCTTCAGGACTTACGTTTTTCCTGAAACGGATTTCATTGCCGTGACTGCTTATCAAAATGACAAG ATAACCCAGCTGAAAATTGACCACAATCCATTTGCCAAAGGGTTCCGTGACACGGGCAATGGGAGACGGGAAAAGAG GAAACAGCTGGCTCTGCAATCCATGCGCTCGTACGAGGAGCAACAGAAAAAGGAGAACGGGGCTTCAGACGACTCCTCTGGAGAGCAGGCTTCCTTTAAGTGCTTCGGCCAGGCCTCATCCCCTGCCGTGTCTACCGTGGGCCCCCCACACCTGAAAG ATTTCTGTGACAGCGATGAGGACAGCGACGATGAGAGCAAAGACGGACACAAAGACGGTCCAGACTCCAGCAAGATCTCCACGACTACGGAGGATGGGAAAGACCACGAGGCGAGCCCAGCTAAGGGGCACCCCTTTGGTAACAGTGACTCTGGCAGCAGGATCCGCGACAGCGGCCCTAGGACTGAGAAAAGCCAGGCAGACTCACGGCAGAGCCCCATTACCGTAATCTCCAGTACCACCCGCTCTGGAGAAGACCTGAAGAGTCCGAGCCTGGACCAGCCCAAAACGGATGAGTGCAGGTCGATAAACAAGGACAGCTTCATGCCTTTGACAGTTCAGACTGACAGCGCGCACATAGGCCACGGGCACCTGCATAATTTTGGATTTCCAACAGGCCTAACAGGACAACAGTTTTTCAACCACTTAGGGAGTGCGCATCCGTTTCTCTTGCACCCGAGTCAGTTCAACATGGGAGGTGCATTCTCAAACATGGCTGCAGGCATGGGGCCACTATTGGCAGCTGTGTCCACGGGAGGGGTGAGCACCATGGACACAACTAGCATGGCATCACCGTCGCAAGGCTTGACGGGAGCTCCAGGCCTACCCTTTCATCTGCAGCAACATGTCTTGGCATCGCAG GGCATTGCCATGTCTCCGTTTGGCAGTTTGTTCCCTTATCCATACACGTACATGGCGGCAGCGGCGGCAGCCTCGTCTGCCGCGTCCTCGTCTGTTCATCGGCACCCCTTCCTGACCGCAGTGCGCCCCCGACTCAGGTACAGCCCCTACTCCCTTCCCATGACGGTACCGGACAGCACCCTGCTCACCACCGCCATGTCCTCTATGACCGGCAGCGGGACCGAGCTGAAGGGGGACGGCATTGTCCCGGCCAGccctgttgctgctgtcacCCTGGATTCCACATCGGAGGTGACCAGCCACTCGTCCACCGTGTCCTCCGGCTCGGTCTCCATGTCCCCAAAAACTTGCACAGAGAAAGACGCGGCCAACGAGCTGCAGAGCATCCAGCGCCTGGTCAGTGGACTGGACTCAAACCAGGACAGGCCACGGAGCGGGTCCCCCTAG
- the tbx3a gene encoding T-box transcription factor TBX3a isoform X2: protein MNFLMRDPVIQGSSMAYHPFIPHRGPEFAMSAMLGHQPPFFPALALPPSGSLSLPGALGKPIMDQLMGAAETGLHFSSLGHQAAAAHLRPLKTLEPEEEVEDDPKVHLEAKELWELFHKKGTEMVITKSGRRMFPPFKVRCTGLDKKAKYILLMDIVAADDCRYKFHNSRWMVAGKADPEMPKRMYIHPDSPATGEQWMSKVVNFHKLKLTNNISDKHGFTILNSMHKYQPRFHIVRANDILKLPYSTFRTYVFPETDFIAVTAYQNDKITQLKIDHNPFAKGFRDTGNGRREKRKQLALQSMRSYEEQQKKENGASDDSSGEQASFKCFGQASSPAVSTVGPPHLKDFCDSDEDSDDESKDGHKDGPDSSKISTTTEDGKDHEASPAKGHPFGNSDSGSRIRDSGPRTEKSQADSRQSPITVISSTTRSGEDLKSPSLDQPKTDECRSINKDSFMPLTVQTDSAHIGHGHLHNFGFPTGLTGQQFFNHLGSAHPFLLHPSQFNMGGAFSNMAAGMGPLLAAVSTGGVSTMDTTSMASPSQGLTGAPGLPFHLQQHVLASQGIAMSPFGSLFPYPYTYMAAAAAASSAASSSVHRHPFLTAVRPRLRYSPYSLPMTVPDSTLLTTAMSSMTGSGTELKGDGIVPASPVAAVTLDSTSEVTSHSSTVSSGSVSMSPKTCTEKDAANELQSIQRLVSGLDSNQDRPRSGSP from the exons ATGAACTTCCTGATGAGAGATCCAGTCATACAGGGATCAAGTATGGCATATCATCCGTTTATACCTCACCGGGGTCCGGAATTTGCCATGAGTGCAATGCTGGGTCACCAGCCCCCGTTCTTCCCGGCCCTGGCTCTCCCTCCAAGCGGCTCCCTATCTCTGCCGGGCGCCCTGGGAAAGCCGATCATGGACCAGCTGATGGGAGCCGCGGAGACCGGTCTCCACTTCTCCTCGCTGGGGCATCAGGCTGCGGCCGCCCACCTCAGGCCTCTCAAGACGCTGGAACCCGAGGAGGAGGTTGAGGACGATCCCAAAGTTCATCTGGAAGCCAAAGAGCTTTGGGAACTGTTCCACAAGAAGGGGACTGAGATGGTGATCACAAAATCCGGAAG GCGGATGTTCCCCCCGTTCAAAGTGAGGTGCACTGGTCTGGACAAGAAGGCCAAATATATTCTCTTGATGGATATAGTAGCAGCAGACGACTGCAGGTACAAATTTCATAACTCCCGCTGGATGGTGGCAGGCAAGGCCGACCCCGAAATGCCAAAGAGGATGTACATTCACCCGGACAGTCCGGCTACCGGTGAACAGTGGATGTCAAAAGTCGTCAATTTTCACAAACTCAAGCTGACAAACAACATCTCCGACAAGCATGGATTT accATTCTTAACTCGATGCACAAATATCAGCCTCGATTTCACATTGTGAGGGCCAACGATATTCTCAAACTCCCGTACAGTACCTTCAGGACTTACGTTTTTCCTGAAACGGATTTCATTGCCGTGACTGCTTATCAAAATGACAAG ATAACCCAGCTGAAAATTGACCACAATCCATTTGCCAAAGGGTTCCGTGACACGGGCAATGGGAGACGGGAAAAGAG GAAACAGCTGGCTCTGCAATCCATGCGCTCGTACGAGGAGCAACAGAAAAAGGAGAACGGGGCTTCAGACGACTCCTCTGGAGAGCAGGCTTCCTTTAAGTGCTTCGGCCAGGCCTCATCCCCTGCCGTGTCTACCGTGGGCCCCCCACACCTGAAAG ATTTCTGTGACAGCGATGAGGACAGCGACGATGAGAGCAAAGACGGACACAAAGACGGTCCAGACTCCAGCAAGATCTCCACGACTACGGAGGATGGGAAAGACCACGAGGCGAGCCCAGCTAAGGGGCACCCCTTTGGTAACAGTGACTCTGGCAGCAGGATCCGCGACAGCGGCCCTAGGACTGAGAAAAGCCAGGCAGACTCACGGCAGAGCCCCATTACCGTAATCTCCAGTACCACCCGCTCTGGAGAAGACCTGAAGAGTCCGAGCCTGGACCAGCCCAAAACGGATGAGTGCAGGTCGATAAACAAGGACAGCTTCATGCCTTTGACAGTTCAGACTGACAGCGCGCACATAGGCCACGGGCACCTGCATAATTTTGGATTTCCAACAGGCCTAACAGGACAACAGTTTTTCAACCACTTAGGGAGTGCGCATCCGTTTCTCTTGCACCCGAGTCAGTTCAACATGGGAGGTGCATTCTCAAACATGGCTGCAGGCATGGGGCCACTATTGGCAGCTGTGTCCACGGGAGGGGTGAGCACCATGGACACAACTAGCATGGCATCACCGTCGCAAGGCTTGACGGGAGCTCCAGGCCTACCCTTTCATCTGCAGCAACATGTCTTGGCATCGCAG GGCATTGCCATGTCTCCGTTTGGCAGTTTGTTCCCTTATCCATACACGTACATGGCGGCAGCGGCGGCAGCCTCGTCTGCCGCGTCCTCGTCTGTTCATCGGCACCCCTTCCTGACCGCAGTGCGCCCCCGACTCAGGTACAGCCCCTACTCCCTTCCCATGACGGTACCGGACAGCACCCTGCTCACCACCGCCATGTCCTCTATGACCGGCAGCGGGACCGAGCTGAAGGGGGACGGCATTGTCCCGGCCAGccctgttgctgctgtcacCCTGGATTCCACATCGGAGGTGACCAGCCACTCGTCCACCGTGTCCTCCGGCTCGGTCTCCATGTCCCCAAAAACTTGCACAGAGAAAGACGCGGCCAACGAGCTGCAGAGCATCCAGCGCCTGGTCAGTGGACTGGACTCAAACCAGGACAGGCCACGGAGCGGGTCCCCCTAG